The genomic DNA CCGATCGAGGAGATAGCGGAGGCGACCGACGCGGCGAGCATGAGGCCTTTGAGCGCGGCGGCGAGGCCGATCGCACCGACGACGACCGCCGGGAGCGCGGGGCCGAGCGCGCCGACGAGTGCGGAGACCAGCGAGGCGATCGGCGGGAGTAGCGGGGCGATCGCGGAGACGACCTGAGCGAATGCGCCGCCGAGGGTGCCGAGCGCGGGCGCGAGGTTGGTGAAGGTCTGCGCGAGCGCGGGGCCGGCGACGCGGGCGATTTCCGTCAGGGGCGGGGTCAGTGCGTTGACGGCGGTCCCGAGGCTGGTGAAGATCGCGCCGAGCGACGGTCCCATGGCGGCGGCGAGCTGCCCGAACAGGTTGACCAGGGAGCCGATCAGGTTGCCCAGGCCGGTGAGCGCGCCGGAGAAGGTGGTCATGATCGCGGAGACGGGCAGGTTGTTGAACGCCTGCCCGATGGTGCCGAGCATGCCACCGAACGCCGCGCCGACCTGCTGCGCCGACGCTGCCGCCTTGGCTCCGAAGCCGATCAGGCCGGCGGTGAGCTGATTGAGGCCGGGACCCAGCGCCGCGACGAAGGTCGCCGCGCCTGCGGTGAGCTGTTGCAGGGCGGGGAGGTTGGATCGAATGGTGGCGGCGAGGCCGTTGAAGGTACCGGACACCGCCCGCGCGACGCCCTGCATCTGCGGGGTGATGCCGGTCAGCACCGCGCCGAGGTCGCGGAAGCCGGACACCATGCCCTTGGCGAACTCGGCGGATAGCGCCTGTTTGAGCCGTTGCGCTGGCGCGGCGGCAGCCTGCGCGGCCTGCTTGATCCCGTCCATGCCGACCATGACGGCCGCGAGCGCCGGGGCGGCGAGCGCGCCGACCCCGGCGAGGCCGACGCCGAGCGCGCCGACCGCGCCCCCGGCGACGGCCGCGCCTGCGGTGATAGCCGTCAGGGCGGACCCGAGCTTGGCGATGTTCCGGGTCGCCTTCGCGAACCCGGAGTCATTCGCCTTGCTGATGATGTTGACGAATACTGTTGCCACAGTTACCGGTTCCGTTCTATCTGTTCGGCTTGTTCTTCGAGGAGGTCCACGAGGGTGGCGAGCATCTCCTCGCTCTCATCGAGCAGGGACGCCGGAGGTACGCCCAGCGCGATCGCTAGACCAGCGATCAGGTAGCCGAGGTCTCCGTCGACGTAGGGTCCACGGTCGAGATGTCCTTACCGGAGACGGTCTCGGACTGGTCCACGAACTGCTCGAAGTTGCCATCGAAGTGGCCCAGGCGCTTCATGGCCTGCCACGCGAGGAAGGTCAGGGACCGGTCGGAGTCCTCGGCGAGGTTGCCCCACTTCTGGCGGGCGGCGTGCGCGCCGAGGAACATGCGATCACGGGTGGTGACGATGAGGTCTTCGTACTCGGTGCCGTCGAGCATCGCCACGTCAAGCCGGATGCGCTGAATAGCCATGGGTGTGTCTCCTAGATGTGCCGGACCGCGCGTTCTGCGTGGTCCTCGTAGATGTCGTGAATGTCGGTGCCGTACAACGCTGGTCGCATGAACGGGTGCGCTCGCATGACGCGGGTGCCGTACTCCTGATACCCGGCGTAGCGGACGGTGTTGGAGACGGTGCCGACGCCGCCGCTGGCGCGGGAGCGGGTGCCGGCCGCGAGGCGACCGGTCCGCTTGGGGGCGAGGCGGCGCGCGGTCTGTTCGACGGTGCGCGCCGCCTTGCTGGTCGGTGGCTGTAGGTT from Tsukamurella paurometabola includes the following:
- a CDS encoding HK97-gp10 family putative phage morphogenesis protein, which codes for MVEVRVTGDRAAIASLRRAARNIKNLQPPTSKAARTVEQTARRLAPKRTGRLAAGTRSRASGGVGTVSNTVRYAGYQEYGTRVMRAHPFMRPALYGTDIHDIYEDHAERAVRHI